The Geotalea uraniireducens Rf4 genome window below encodes:
- the prsR gene encoding PEP-CTERM-box response regulator transcription factor, producing MEKLLIVDDDSDIRKQLKWGLGKEYDVLFACDGGEALSLFKKHNPKVITLDLGLPPDEDGMEEGFRCLKEILRHVPAAKVIVITGNDGRSNALRAVQLGAYDYYQKPIDMNELKVIINRAFYLLDIEEENNRLQTALEHNGTGFGGIIGHCPQMLQVFSTIRKVASSDIAVFVTGESGTGKELVARALHTMSLRNEGPFIPINCGAIPENLLESELFGAEKGAFTGAHARVQGKAEYAHKGTLFLDEIGELPGNLQVKLLRFLQEKVLQRVGGREDIAVDARIISATNIDISKAIQEGIFREDLYYRIAVININLPPLRERGDDIVLLANLFLKRSTEEFNKKVKGFSTGTINLLESHRWPGNVRELENRVQRAVIMSDSLLLEPDDLGFTDMPLQQQIPVADVVTLKDARDRVEREMIIYALERQEGNIAKAAEALGVSRPTFYDLMKKYNLNKLSALQAKQAQL from the coding sequence ATGGAAAAGCTCTTGATCGTTGATGATGATAGCGATATTCGCAAGCAGCTTAAATGGGGGCTTGGAAAAGAATATGACGTTCTGTTTGCTTGCGATGGTGGTGAGGCACTATCATTGTTCAAGAAGCACAATCCTAAAGTTATCACACTGGATCTTGGCTTGCCCCCCGATGAAGATGGTATGGAGGAAGGTTTTAGGTGTCTGAAAGAGATACTCAGGCATGTTCCTGCTGCCAAAGTCATTGTGATCACAGGTAATGACGGACGAAGCAATGCCCTGAGGGCTGTGCAACTCGGTGCGTATGATTACTATCAAAAGCCGATCGATATGAATGAATTGAAGGTCATTATCAACAGGGCATTTTATTTACTGGACATTGAAGAGGAAAACAATCGGCTGCAAACCGCACTGGAGCATAACGGTACAGGATTTGGCGGCATAATCGGACATTGTCCCCAGATGTTGCAGGTGTTTTCTACCATAAGAAAGGTTGCATCATCTGATATTGCCGTGTTTGTTACCGGTGAGAGCGGGACGGGCAAAGAACTGGTTGCCAGGGCTCTGCACACCATGAGTCTTAGAAATGAAGGCCCTTTTATTCCCATAAACTGCGGTGCGATACCGGAAAATTTGCTTGAATCTGAATTATTCGGTGCTGAAAAAGGCGCCTTTACCGGAGCTCATGCACGTGTACAAGGAAAAGCGGAGTATGCGCACAAGGGAACCCTGTTTCTCGATGAAATAGGTGAATTGCCCGGCAACCTCCAGGTTAAGCTGCTTCGTTTTCTTCAGGAAAAAGTGTTGCAGCGAGTCGGTGGGCGGGAGGACATCGCTGTGGATGCCAGGATAATCTCTGCAACCAATATTGATATTTCAAAGGCGATTCAGGAGGGAATTTTCAGGGAAGACCTGTATTACAGGATAGCGGTAATCAATATCAACCTTCCTCCATTGCGTGAGCGTGGCGATGACATCGTGCTCCTGGCGAATCTCTTTTTGAAAAGATCGACTGAAGAATTCAACAAAAAAGTGAAGGGTTTCAGCACGGGTACCATCAATCTGCTCGAATCACACCGGTGGCCGGGTAATGTCAGGGAGCTGGAAAACAGGGTGCAACGAGCTGTTATCATGTCTGATTCGTTATTGCTGGAACCCGATGATCTTGGTTTCACAGACATGCCGCTACAGCAGCAGATTCCTGTAGCAGATGTTGTGACATTGAAGGATGCAAGGGACAGAGTTGAGAGAGAAATGATTATTTATGCCCTGGAGCGCCAGGAAGGAAATATTGCAAAGGCAGCTGAAGCGCTGGGTGTGAGTAGACCTACTTTTTATGATCTCATGAAAAAATATAATCTTAACAAGCTTTCAGCCTTGCAAGCAAAGCAAGCCCAGTTGTGA